The Pseudomonas sp. SCA2728.1_7 DNA segment TCATCGTCGCCAGATAGTAATTGGCCGTGTTGATCCGGGTTTGCGTGGCCCAGACAAACAGCAACCCCCACAAGCCCATCAACTGTAAAATTGCCATCACCACCGAGACTTCGTTCAGCGCGCCTTCGTGGGGAATGCTGCTGACCAGGTAGATGCCCGCCGCGCCGTTAAGTAGAAACGTCACCGCGTAGAACGGCATGCCGAAGTTCCAGCGGCCGTGATACTCGGCGTCTTTAGGCTTGCCGAAACGGGCGTAGTCGAAGGTGAACAGCATCAACACCCAGATGCCCATGTACGCAACAAAGCAATCCCACCAACCGAAGGCACTGGGGGTTGCCGGGCCGAAATCCAGCCATTGCGGCTGGTAGCCATAACGACTGATCGACAGCCCCACCGCCACCAGCAAGCCACCCAGGTACACCGGCAGCAACACGCCGTTGAGCTTGTCCAGCCAGTGCTGCACGCTGCCCAGGATCATCGGCACGCTGTACAGCACCACCAGCAACGCGGCCAGCGGGAAGACCAACTGCGGATACAGGTGATTGAGCGCCACGGCGATCACCGAGCCTTCGAATACTGCGTAATAGATGGCCGTCGAGAAGAAGATCAAAGTCGCCAGGCACGCCCCGGTGCTGCCGAACAGCAACCGTGAAAACAACGCCACCGACAAACCGCTGCGGATGGCGAAGCGACTGAGCACCGAGTTGACCAGGCCGTAGCTGATCACCGACAGCACCATGCCGATCAGGGCATTGCGGGCGCCGTACGACAACGCCAGCGATGCGCCGACCACGATGTAGAACATTGCACTGCAGACCGCCCACCAGGCCATGGTCAGGGACAGCCGCCCCATGCGTGCGTCGGCGGGAACGGGGTGATTGGCCGGGTCTTGCCCGGTTTGACTCGATTGCGATAAAGCAGCCATATGCGTGAACTCCAAAACCAGTCAAAGGTTGAAGCGCGGGCAGCCGTCACCGCACTGAAGTGCGACGTTGGCTTGCCGTTTAGCATTACCCGCGCGATGCGGCGGGCAGAATCAGGAAGGGAACAGCTTGCTCAGGCAGCTGAGTTTTTTCTTATAGGAACGTCGCGCTTCCAGCGCCTCTTCGAGGGTCACCGCGACAAAGCGGGCCTTCTGGTTGGGTTGCATCTGGCCGATCAGGTCGAGGTCGGCGCTGATCACCGTGCCAATCATCGCGTAGCCGCCACCGGACACGGCGTCGCGGTGCAACACAATCGGTTCGAGCCCGGCCGGGACCTGAATCGAGCCGATCGGGTAGCAACTGTCGACGATGTTCGATGGATCGGAACCGGCGCCGAACGGTTGCTCTCGCGGCTTAAAATTCAGCGCGCTGCCGCCCTTGAAGCGATAGCCGATACGGTCGGCTTCAGAGCCGACCGTCCACGGCTCGGCGAAAAAGCTTTTCGCCGCCGATTCGGTCAAGCGGTGGTAGTACAGACCGGGCACCACCCGCAGGGTGATTTCGCCACCCAGCGCCTGGCGCAATGCCATGGGCAAACTGGCCCCTGCGCGGCTCTTGCCCCTGGCGATACCGATCGGCAATTCGTCGCCCGCGATCAACCGACGCCCCTGAAAACCGCCCAGCGCGCCGAGCGCATAGGTCGAGCGACTGCCAAGTACGATCGGCACATCAATGCCACCGGCCACCGCCAAATAAGCTCGGGCACCGGCCTTCGGAAAGTCAAAGCGCAACACTTGCCCGGCCTTCACCGCGAACGCGGTGTCGTGGTGCATTTCCACGCCATCGACCCGTGCCGTCATGAGCGCGCCGCAGACCGCCACCAGTGCATCCTGCTGAAACTCCAGCTCCGGTCCAAGCAACGTGCATTCCAGCGCCGCCGAACCAGCCGGGTTACCAACCAGTTGATTGGCCGCGCTCAAGGCGTATTGATCGAGCGCACCGGAAGGTGGAATGCCCAAGTGGTAATAACCTTCGCGGCCCAGGTCCTGCACCGAAGTCGCGAGGCCGGGTTTGAGGATCTTGATCATGCCAACACCTCCTGTAGCGACTTGGGATAGCCGACGGGATCGGCCAGAAAGGCATCCAGGGAAAATTCTACCGGCCGGATCCGCAGATCGAAGCGCCCGGCTTCCACGTCGGCCACCGCCTGATCATAGGCCTCACGGTCCATCGGTTTGAATTGCACGATGTCGCCCGGACGGAAAAACACCATGTGCTCCTTGAGGTACGCCAGGTTCTGCTGCGGGTCGTAGATCGGTGCCGGCGTGACGCCGAACATCTGGTAGCCGCCGGCACCGCGCACCGAGTAGATGCAGCCGAAGCAACCGCCATGCCCCAGGGTCAACTTCGGCGTGTCGGTGCGCGGTCGCAGGTATTTGGGCACCTGTAACTGACGCTCGCGCTCGACCATCTGGAACATGAACGGCAGACCCGCGACGAAGCCGACCATAGAGACAAACCACGGCGCACCACTGTGGGCGGCGATGAACGCATCGACGTCTGCCAGGCCGTTAATTCGCGCGGCGTATTCCAGGTCCGTGGCGCTCGGGTCTTGATGACGGTCGCGAAAACGCATCAAGATTTCGTGGGTCCAGGGGTCGTTATAGAGCACCGGAATCTCGATGATCCGCGTCTGCAACGTGCGCTCGGCGACGGCCCCGGCCTCGGCGATTTTTACCGCTTCGAGCAAGCTGTGTGGGGCGATGCGATCCGGGTCAAAACGGATCTGAAATGACGCGTTGGCCAAACACACATCGAGCACACCATCGAGCGCCAGACGTTCGACTGCGCGGGTAACCGCCATGCCTTTGAAGAAGGCTTCAAGGGACATGCTGTCGCTGACTTCGGCAAACAAATGTTCATCGGCGCCGAAGCTGTAGCGGATTGGAGTGCTCATGCTTGACCTCCACGGCCACGCTCGGCCAACCAGGTTTCCAGGGTGCCGGTGTGGAAGTCGGCGCTGTGCAACCACGGTTGTT contains these protein-coding regions:
- a CDS encoding allantoin permease, yielding MAALSQSSQTGQDPANHPVPADARMGRLSLTMAWWAVCSAMFYIVVGASLALSYGARNALIGMVLSVISYGLVNSVLSRFAIRSGLSVALFSRLLFGSTGACLATLIFFSTAIYYAVFEGSVIAVALNHLYPQLVFPLAALLVVLYSVPMILGSVQHWLDKLNGVLLPVYLGGLLVAVGLSISRYGYQPQWLDFGPATPSAFGWWDCFVAYMGIWVLMLFTFDYARFGKPKDAEYHGRWNFGMPFYAVTFLLNGAAGIYLVSSIPHEGALNEVSVVMAILQLMGLWGLLFVWATQTRINTANYYLATMNMQAFFARFGIRGSYLMWALTVGVIVYGLMLADVFTYLLKALAYQGIFVVAWVGVALAQILYGRSEVAALERVKAFNSAGLSAWFGATALGLALMFSGPGLSSFSAPSTVIVAFALQAGLSHRSRLRLKSAE
- a CDS encoding biotin-dependent carboxyltransferase family protein; amino-acid sequence: MIKILKPGLATSVQDLGREGYYHLGIPPSGALDQYALSAANQLVGNPAGSAALECTLLGPELEFQQDALVAVCGALMTARVDGVEMHHDTAFAVKAGQVLRFDFPKAGARAYLAVAGGIDVPIVLGSRSTYALGALGGFQGRRLIAGDELPIGIARGKSRAGASLPMALRQALGGEITLRVVPGLYYHRLTESAAKSFFAEPWTVGSEADRIGYRFKGGSALNFKPREQPFGAGSDPSNIVDSCYPIGSIQVPAGLEPIVLHRDAVSGGGYAMIGTVISADLDLIGQMQPNQKARFVAVTLEEALEARRSYKKKLSCLSKLFPS
- a CDS encoding allophanate hydrolase subunit 1 encodes the protein MSTPIRYSFGADEHLFAEVSDSMSLEAFFKGMAVTRAVERLALDGVLDVCLANASFQIRFDPDRIAPHSLLEAVKIAEAGAVAERTLQTRIIEIPVLYNDPWTHEILMRFRDRHQDPSATDLEYAARINGLADVDAFIAAHSGAPWFVSMVGFVAGLPFMFQMVERERQLQVPKYLRPRTDTPKLTLGHGGCFGCIYSVRGAGGYQMFGVTPAPIYDPQQNLAYLKEHMVFFRPGDIVQFKPMDREAYDQAVADVEAGRFDLRIRPVEFSLDAFLADPVGYPKSLQEVLA